The sequence below is a genomic window from Uranotaenia lowii strain MFRU-FL chromosome 2, ASM2978415v1, whole genome shotgun sequence.
GGGGAGTGGTTCCCTTGAATCGGCAAGGCTGTCACGCTGAATATGTCGTAGTTGATCGCTGCTGTGTGAGTATACAATAAAAACGGTGTTGAAAAGTTCTTAAGAatattgcaatattttttttaaaattacagcTGTCCAAAAAGCCAGAAAAGCTCAGTAAGATTGATGCAAGCGCTATTCTGTATGCTGGATTAACAGCGTGGTCAGGTCTTTACATTACTGGTCAACTGGGTAGCCTGTTGGGTGCCATTTCACCTGTTGGCGGTGGGCGGGGAAAGAAAGTTCTCGTTCTAGGTTCTTCTGGGGGAGTTGGAACAATTGCTGTCCAGATGCTGCTAGCTGAGGGTGTAGAAGTGTTTGCCACATGCTCAGCCGATGCTGtggagaaaattcaaaatttaggtGTGAACTACGTGTTTGATTACAACGATCCTCAGCATGAGAAAATGATAATCAGTGCAGGAAAGTATGTATCTATCTTTAGAACCcatttctaattttcaaatttaaaatgtttttcctcATTCCTACAGATTCGATATCATCTTGGATTGTGCCGGTAAAGGTTCGGAATATGCAACCATGATTCCTTGGCGGTTCGACAAGTACATAACGTTCAATTCACCGGTGTTGAAAAACATTGACGATAATGGTTTCGCGTCAGGAATGTACCAAAATGCAACAAGCATATTGCGTAACAATTTGACATCGGTTAGCGGCCAAAATGGTCTAGTCATGTGGGGATACTTTGTGCCGGCTCCACAGGGTATTGCCTATCTGCAGAAGTTGGTAGAGAAAGGAAAATTACTACCGGTTATCGAGCAAGTGCTTCCGTTCGATAAAATGTTAGATGCCTATACGCGCGTTGATGCCAAGCATTTGCGTGGAAAGATTGTGATAGATTACAACACTTAAGTCGAAATAAATTAGTAAAAGAATTTTGTTATTATCTAATCAGCGTGTACACTTTTTAAAGTACTTTCATTTAATGCACATTTACAAACGGTGATTATTGAGGTTTTGCGTAAcattagggctgtcccaacggtaggtGCAAAACActgttttcgaccacgctaaaacatttcggctggcaccggtggcgtaaattgctgttttagcacagttatcgatttcaaaattcccaacagttatacgcctttgttccaaattcaagcaaatttggaacaggatttcaaaatatacgacagatcGATTTAGACGTTTGGGgctcacggtgagaaaattttagccaatgatgattattttcacacatgtttgggtagcattgggtgtaataattgtttctttttgagaagttatttgaatgttttttctcgccaaaaccggtcaatacgtaacacaaattgagaaaacatgttaacaaaaaccgtttcaagtataaataatttaTGTCACACTATTCTTGacttcatatttcaataaatagcttttggcctcaacgaattagtgagcccagtcagcgtttctcgagttcaaacgttatatgaactttcattttcaataacagaaacattctaatgaaattaatgcaaaacaacaataaactttaaaaaaaaattaaaaaaaattgaatatccatgtaatgaccgatttttgtcaaaaccatgaaatatgatatattgttcgataacattgactaaactgacatgattcttagaaaaaacTCCTTTCAATTTCTGGCTAAAAAGCCGCGTCTGCTACATTACAAACAactgataatcatgaaaattctacttaagaataCATAAAAGGAGCATGTTTGCCAATCTGTTTAGTTTGCCCAAACAAAAGCACAAATatgttgaatgaatttttacctataaacaagaactggtaaactaaattaatatttggaatc
It includes:
- the LOC129743598 gene encoding reticulon-4-interacting protein 1 homolog, mitochondrial isoform X2, which produces MLPKKHIRHLFAQVQTCFTLQTASIQSHSRKVRPVNRMNGWQIHSYGALDEVEFSDSIKMPVLSSPNQLLVKIEAASVNPIDVAMIKGYGASVLNAMRCNKSDIEFPLILGRDFAGEIVQKGFGIPDRDLGVGDQVWGVVPLNRQGCHAEYVVVDRCCLSKKPEKLSKIDASAILYAGLTAWSGLYITGQLGSLLGAISPVGGGRGKKVLVLGSSGGVGTIAVQMLLAEGVEVFATCSADAVEKIQNLGVNYVFDYNDPQHEKMIISAGKFDIILDCAGKGSEYATMIPWRFDKYITFNSPVLKNIDDNGFASGMYQNATSILRNNLTSVSGQNGLVMWGYFVPAPQGIAYLQKLVEKGKLLPVIEQVLPFDKMLDAYTRVDAKHLRGKIVIDYNT
- the LOC129743598 gene encoding reticulon-4-interacting protein 1 homolog, mitochondrial isoform X1, whose protein sequence is MQFGTKMLPKKHIRHLFAQVQTCFTLQTASIQSHSRKVRPVNRMNGWQIHSYGALDEVEFSDSIKMPVLSSPNQLLVKIEAASVNPIDVAMIKGYGASVLNAMRCNKSDIEFPLILGRDFAGEIVQKGFGIPDRDLGVGDQVWGVVPLNRQGCHAEYVVVDRCCLSKKPEKLSKIDASAILYAGLTAWSGLYITGQLGSLLGAISPVGGGRGKKVLVLGSSGGVGTIAVQMLLAEGVEVFATCSADAVEKIQNLGVNYVFDYNDPQHEKMIISAGKFDIILDCAGKGSEYATMIPWRFDKYITFNSPVLKNIDDNGFASGMYQNATSILRNNLTSVSGQNGLVMWGYFVPAPQGIAYLQKLVEKGKLLPVIEQVLPFDKMLDAYTRVDAKHLRGKIVIDYNT